Genomic DNA from Myxococcales bacterium:
TCGGCATGAGCAACAGCCGGATGAAGGATTTCTTCGACATTGCTTGGCTCGCGGAGCACTTCGATTTTGACGAGGCGGTGCTGCGGAGCGCCATCGAATCGACGTTCAACAGGCGAAGCACACCTATCCCGGAGACAACGCCGCTGTGTTTGACGGATGAGTTCTTCGCAGATGCTGCCAAGCAGCGGCAATGGCATGCATTCACCAACCGCATTGCCCAGCCATCAGTTTCCTTTGAGGAAGTCGTTCGTCAAATTTCACACTTTCTTGGCGTGTTGTTGTCACCCAAGCAAGCTCGAAAGTGGATAGTTGGCGGACCATGGAGGTCAGAATGAATCTCACAGGCCTGCATTGGGGTGCTGGCGCTTTGTATTGTGCTGGCATGCGGTCATCATCCCCTAAAGTGATGCCACCCAAAGCTGGTAAACGGGGCGCCCGGCCCTAGAGCCCGCGCCTATAGTGCATAGCGACGGCGCCGCAGCGGAGCGGCATCGCCGAGACCAGCTCGAGGCGGCGCGTGCTCGGCAAGCCGCGTTGGTATAGCGTTGGGCCGTGGCCGACGATGCGGGGTTGGATGAGGAACTTGTACTCGTCGATTAGATCTAACCGGTCAAGCTCCACCGCGAGCTTGCCGCTACCGAGTAGCACGCCGGTTGGGGTCGCATCCTTTAGTTGCTGAACTCTTGCGCGCAAGTCGCCGGTGAGATGGTGGCTGTTGGTCCACGGAAAATCTTTTCGCGTCGACGACACCACGTACTTTGGTTTGGTCTCGAGCTTGACCGCCCACTCGCGCAACGCAGGCGGCGCCTCGGTCTCGCCGCGGGCGACGGACGGCCAGTAGCTCTCCATCATCTCGTACGTGACGCGGCCCCACAGCATCGCGCCGCCCTCGTCCATGAGGCGGGTGAAGAAGGCGTGTGTCTCGTCGTTGGCGATCCCCTCTTGGTGGTCGACGCAGCCGTCCAAGGTAACGTTGAGGCTAAAAGTCATGAGTCCCATGCGGCAGGTCTAACACTGCGAGCGATGCAAACGGATCGCGGCGCAGACTTTTCGCTGAGGCGGCTGGGACGGGCGCGTGTAGGGCGCGACCTGCGCCCTGCGTAGTCGTGATAAACATCTGCCTACTATGCGTCGATTGACAATACCCGTCGCGCTACTCATCGTCGGTCTTGGCCTGGGCTGTCGCGGGCCGACGCCGAAGCTGGCCCCGACGCCCAGTGCGCAGCCGAACCTTGGCGGTGCTGGCGCGATGTTGGTAGCAGACCTGCAATACGTGGATATCAGCAGCGGCATGACGTTCTTTTCGTTGCAGCGCGACGGCGTCTTTCGCGCGGGAAAACGCATCGTCGGTCGGCTCGATGGCGCGGGGACCTTCGTGTTCGATGATACGCAGGGGCGCGTTACAGCGACGCTTTCTGAGAACGGCCGCATTGCAATTATCGCGTCAGAGGGAACGGACTTGGCCGCCATACCGGGGAGGCTTGGTCGACTGCTAACCGATTTCGAAGGACGGGTTGAGTCCGGCTATACACTTGGCTCCGATGCCACCGCAACTATTGCGCTAGGCAACACGCTCGCGTTTGACGACCAAGGACGCCTCGCTGACCGCGAAATGATGGTCAAAGGGCTCACGCCGCAAACGCGACGCACCGCAATGTTTCTCTATCTCGTGTTGGCGATGATCACGCAGTAACGTAGCCGTCGCGTTGCACGGGTCGGCACCTGCTATTGTTGGTCTGGCTTCGATGATAGCTGACTCGAAAGCCAGGACTGTGCGGACGTGCGGCCGAGCTGCAACGCAAGGCCACCCATCAGCGCGCCAAGACCGCTCGGTAAAAGAGTCCGGCCGCTGCGCCCAACGCCGACCGCCACGCCGCCCGCTAAGGCGAGCGCGGCTGCGGCGAGCGGGTGTTGGCGAATCTGCGAGGACACTTCGGTGGCGTCTTTCAAAGGTTCGACCCGACGTCGCAACTCGCGAAGTCTCCGTCCGATGCTCTGGCTGGCGTCGGCAATTCTCCTCGCGTAGCCCCCACGCTCGTCGGCCTGGTCGTGCTTAACCATCGCGGTATCAGCAGCGCCGGCGCGCGAATTGAGCTCATTGCGGGCAAGTTCCGTCATGGTTGAGGTCCTGTTCTAGCGACGTGCAAGGCGCGTGACGAGGTAGCCGATGCCGAACGCGCTGGCTACCGCCGTGAGTGGACGCGCTTTAATCACCTTGGTAAGCGAGGCAATCATGGTCTCCCCACGCTGCACGACCATGTCTTTGGCTTCGACGGCGCGGTCCTTGGCGTCGCTTATAAGATGTTTGCCGGCGTCGGATAGCTCTGACACGAGCTTTCCAGCGTGGTCAGTCGCGTCCTTGGCAGATGATGAAGCGTTCCCGGAAGTGTTCGTATTGTATGTTGACATAGTAATCTCCTGGCCCAACCATGTGCATACGGCGTGCCATGCTCAAGGTGTTGCTACGCCCTTGGTAATGGTTAAAATAGCGAGCGCTGACGCACAGCGAGCGCGGCAGCGGCACAAGCGGGCACAAATGCGCGGCCACTACTCGCGGGCGTAAGGCAGGCCTAGCGGCTCATTTATTGCACTGTGCAGACCTGTGACTATTAGTGACGAAGTCAATCCACGCAACGATCAACGCAACGACCGCCAGTCATTTCCCTGCGGCCACGTTGATGAATCCAATGTTGCCCTGATCGGAGGGTTGATGGCAGATGCGAACGATTTGGCCCTGGGGCACCTAGATCGCCTAAAGCATGAATTAAAACAGGAAGTTGACTCGTTAAAGTCGATGATCGTTACGTGGTTGCTGGTGCTGGGCCTTGCCATCGTGGGTGCAGTGCACGTTACGTCTGCCGCCGCGTTAGCCCTCGCCGACGGCACAGGATGGCAGTTGTGGCTGTGCTATGGCCTGGTTGCAAGTGTTGTGCTGCTGCTCGCGGGAATCGTCGTGATTTCCCGACAAGCCGCGAAGGAAGAGTTATGACGACGCCGCGTCGGCGATCATCGGCACGACGAATCCGATGGAAGATGGCTTTCTGATATTCAAGAATAGCTGAGCTACCATCTGACCCATGCTTGAAATTACCAGGGTCAGCAGCGGCGTCGCGGGGTCTCGCGTGAGCGCTCGTGCGCGGCAGGCGAGGCGAAGCCCTTGGAGGTGGAGTACGCCCAGGCCTTCTCGATATATGCCGCGGCGTCGGGCGTCTTGCACGCCGTGTCGCCGTGGTCAATTTCGACCTTGCCAATGCGCTTAGCGGCGGCGATGGCCGATTTGCGCAACCCGGCGCTGCGGCACCCGATGGCGATGAGGGCCAGGTTCATTGCCTCGCGCTCTGCATTGGGCGCTGCATGAATGGTGCGGGCGATGTCGGCGAGGTGCTTCTCGAAGGAAGCATCCATCGATTTTTCGTCGCGCTCTGCCAATTGCCCAAGGAGGGACCACCCGTAGCAGCGCTTGCCTTCGTCCTTGGACCCCAGCCACTGGGCCACCTTCTTGGCGGCGTGCGGTCCCTCTGCCGCTACCATGCCGACGTAGCTGCTACACATCCGCGCGGTCATCTCGCTAGCCCAGCGGTCAAGGTCGGCCGAGGTCATGCGCGCAGGGTCGACGATTTTAACCGCGAGATTTCGCGCGTCGAAGTTTCCCGTGGCCCATAACGCGAGCGCCAACTCGTGATCGACGTCAATTTTCTTCATCAAGATTTTGAGCGTAGCGAAGCTGACGCCGAACATCGGCTCCCGCGCGCCGTGCCGCGTATAGGTCTTGCGAGTTTGTTCCGAGCCCGCCGCCTTTAGCGCCCGCATCACCTCAGCAAGCGTCACGCGCGGCTTAGATTTTGCGGGTGCAGGTTTCTTGGATGTCGCTTTGGTAAGAGCCATGGCGACCGCAGCGTAACAGCCTACGGTGACTGGAGCCACAGCGCGGCGCTATCGGCAATGGTATCGCCGACGCCGCGCGCAGGTCGTCCAAGCAGCCGCGCCAGGGTTGGATCGGTCGTCGCGCCCTGGCCGAAACGGAGGAGGAAATGGAGGATCGTTTGCACGTCGATCCAGTTTATGGGCGCTGACCCGGCGGGGACGTAGATGCTGTCATCCTCGCGTCGGTCTGTTAGCACGAGTCACTTTTTGTCGGCGGCGCTGGGCGCAGCTGTGTAAATCAATAATCATAAGGCATGGCCGTCGCTTCTAAACGCAAACCAGTCGCCACACCCAAAGCCCGCGCCGTGCGAAAGCCCGCGCCCTCCACCAAGCCACATCGAATTTACTCAATGAGCGTTGCGAGCGTGTACCCGCACTACGTCGCCAAGGCTGAAAGGAAAGGGCGCACAAAGGCCGAGGTCGACGACATTATTCGTTGGCTCACGGGCTACACCCAGCGCCAGCTCGATGCCCATTTGCAGAAGAAGACCGCCTTCGAAGCATTCTTTGCCCAGGCCGCGGGGATCAATCCGTTGCGTCACCTAATTTCCGGTGTGGTGTGTGGGGTTCGCATTGAGAATATCGAAGAACCGCTCATGAAAGAAATTCGCTATCTCGACAAGCTCATTGACGAGCTGGCGGCGGGCCGATCTATGGAAAAGATTTTGCGCAAGGCGGATGCGATCACGCCGGGGGTGCCGAAGAAATCGAAGGCGCCCATGGCGCAAGCTGGGCGCTTGCCAAATATTGGTGCACCCGCCACGCGAGCGCTTGCGGCGCTGGGGGTGACGACGACAGCGCAAGCGGCAAAGTATTCTGCGCGCGAGCTGCTCGCCTTGCACGGGTTTGGGCCGAGGGCGCTTGCCATACTCGAACGTGAATTGGCGGGCATAAAGCGATCGCTTAAGAGGAACTAGGATTTGTCGCGGTGCAGCCTGTGCGCGCGTCTACGGCGTCGGCGTCAGCGTGATCTCTACGTTGCGATAGTAGAATCTCGAGTCCGATTCGAACCCGGAGTGGGTCGATAACGAGATCAGCAAGGTGCCATCGGCGGCGGTTTCAATCTCGATGGGATCGCTGGTGCGCGTCTCTAGCGACCATGGGTTTGCATTGAAGCAATCGGTGCCGGCGGTGCCAATGTCACCCGCAAGTCCACAATTTCCCTCTCGACTGCCAAGTGGCAGGCGCCAGTGGTTTAGATTGTCTACGATGCGCACGTCGGCATCTGGATCTGCGGAGGCGCAGAGCGCCGGCCAGACGCCATCAGGACCACCGCCCACGCCGGCGCAACCGATTGGCGCATTGGAGTAAAACGAGAAGGTTGAGGTGATCGTGTATGTGGTGCTTGGCGCTAGCCCAGCGGAGGCGTCTAGCGACCAAATTAGGTTTGAGTCGATGTCGTCAGAGTAGTTGAAGGCGTAGTACTGCAGCCCTCTCCCCGTCCCGACGTCGCTCGGCAGGTCGACCAAGCCGACGTCGATTTGGTATTGCTCTTCCGCGCCGACCGGGTAGTCGGACATGATGAAGGTTAGGTGCTCAGGTTGCTCCAACATCGACGAAAAATCAACGGTCAAGACGAGCGGATCACTAGGAGGCTGGTTGGAACCTCCGCCACATGAGGCTGGTACGGCGAAGAACAGTGTAGTTAAGAACAGATTGGTTCTCATGCCTAAACCTTAACCAGTGGTTGCGTCTCGAGACAATACATTTTATTCGTCTATGTAAATACATGCACTTGCGTCACTTTGTTATGCACCATATATTGAAATGGCTAAGGTTTGATGGTTGCCTTGGTCATTACTTAGCTGCAGCAGAGCGACCGCAACGTTGGGGATGCCACTCCTCTCGCGGGGGCTCAGTCTCGCCTTAGGCGGCATGCGTTGTCTGGTGCTCGAGCTCAATGCTGGCAATGTCAAGCTTGGTAAACGCAAAGGTTACCGTTCATTGCCGCGTTTGAAGTTGCCCGTCTTGCGCGCAATGATGAGTTGAACAATTTGCTCGTCGCCGTTGGCTCGCGCTGCGCGAATCTGCTCCGCCGCTGGGCCAACCAGGGTATCGACCAGGCGACCTCGGAAGTAGATGTGAACCGCCTCGCGGCTGATCACCGCGGTGAAGGGCTCGTGTCCTAGCTTGCCGCGCTTGTCGATGGCCATGATGAATCACGCGGTTGTGAATGCAGTGCTAACTTACGGCACTTCGACGAGGCCTGAAATGAACCGCGACCAATCTGCGACGTGGTCGTCACCCGAATATTCCTCTGGCTTCATGCCGAGCGCTTGGCCGCGAACCAGCGAAAGCGGCATGATCGCATCGTTCGCAGCGCAGTATTCGCCACCGATGAACTTGCCGTTTTTTGCTTCGAGCACGTAGCGATACGTTGCGTCAATGATTTGGCCATTGAGTTGCATGTAGCGGACGGCCGTCGTCACCAGATAGACCGCGTCGGCATTGCTGTTGGTGCCGTAGCCAGGCGCACCCGCGCTGTCGCTGCCTTGAAGGCAGGCGTTCGCGGCTGAGCCAGTCGTTTCGGCCATGGTCGATGCAAACGACAGAACCGGGTACGTCATGACTAGGTCATAATTAGTTTCATGAGGCATGCCCACCACGAGTGGCCCGCGGGCGTGCACGAAGCTGTTGGCAAGCGCAATGTGGAAGACGCCAGCGTTCACGGCGCCGGGGAATCTGCCCCCATAGCGGTTGTCGCCCTTGATCGCCGTCGACGTTGCTTCCGTGGCGCGCAGCGCGCTAAAGAAGAGGCTTCGCGGCGAATACGTTTTGTCGTTTATGGCGTCGTAGACCGGGTGCAGCGGCATCGGCAGCAGCTGCGTTCCCACGGCCCAGGCGAGGTGTTTTTCGTTGTAGATCTCGATGCGCTGCTCGCCCCGCGGATCCTGTCGAGAGTAGTCACGCGGTGGCGGCGTCGTGCCAGCGAAGTTTTCAGCCTCCCAAGCCGATGGCGTGCCGGGCGCATACGAGGCGGGGTCCATATCCGCAAGGGGCAGCGGCATTGGCGTGTTGGGGGCATACTTTGGCAAAATCCAAAGGGGCGTGACGTGACTGCCCGCTTGCGCAAGGTCAGCGACGGCCGTGACGATGCTGTCGGCGCCAAATAGGGCCTGCGGCGAATTGGTCGCCGACCACGCTCGTTTATCTTGGTCTTCGGTGCCGTCCCCAGATCCGCTAGGATCGAGACAACCGAGGGCGGTGGTAGATAGCAAAGTGAGAAGTGTTGTTTTTATTGGTGTGTGCATGGGAACTACACATGCAAGCGCTGTTCCATACACAATCGTCTGTAACCTGCGGATAGCATTGTGCTTGTGGCGGGGAAATTCCGAGCCTGGCGACTTCAGTCCCAGGGATACGCCCATGGTTCCGCATTTATTGCGAGGGTCGGTTTCATGCCGAACCCTGCAAAATTTCAGAACGCGCCCTAAACTCAGTGCGTGCGTTCGTTATCCGCACTATTCGCCGCTCCGACAACTGCAGCCGCCAAAATGTGCACTACCTAAGGGGTCCTTAGCCGTCGTTGGTCGTTTCTTGCTGCCAGACGCAATCTCCAGTGCGGCGGCACTCCGCTTCGCTGAGCCCGGCACAAGCGAAATTGCAGATTTCGCCGTTTTCGGTGATTGACTCGCAATGCGCAGGGATGGTGTGAGAGTCGCCACGGCGCCAAAACCAGCCACCATTGCCGGTATCAGTTTGCGCCTCTTCTGTCTGCTCGAACTGTGGGTCCTCATTGTCAAGACCAACACAGGCCGTCATCGAAAGGGCACTCGCAAGTATCAAGATAATCAAAGCATGTTTTCGTCGCATTATTGGGATTCTCCTTGGTTCGAAGGCGAAGTACGTAGTGGCCGTTTTTATATGCGCCATAAATGCCCATAGCTACCGAAACATTCTTAACTTATTGAAGGCTGGTATGAGGCCTCGCAACTACGTCCTCTCCGGTCACGGCATGTTACTCAGGCATTGGCTTGCCGATGCCACCTGGCACAATAGGCCGGCTATTTGCCTGCGCCAGCGCCGACACCTAGCGCCTTGGTTGGCGCGTAGGACAGGGCTCACAGGACTGTGTACTTCTTAGGTTAGGTATCAAGACCCCTTAGCTGATGCCATTCACGCGACCAGGGCTTGTTGGGATAGGCGCATGGACCCAAATCCGACATTCTTGCCCCAATGCCACAGCTGCCTCGCTGGTATTAATTTCTTAGCTCGACCCGTTTCGCTGATTATGCCCGATGCCAGGCGGTTCGGGTAACGCGTAAATCAAGGCCGGCACGTGTGCTTGAGACAGTGCATTTTCCCATCGGGGACATGCGGTTGCTGAATCGCTCTCCCGACAAGCATCGTGGCGTTTGGAGGTGCGCTGGTCTACTTTTGCTGGTGTGTACGCCTAGGGCGTGCGGCGCGCGCAAAGTGGAGGTATAGAGCGGCATGAGCGATTCAAAGCAGCCAGCGTCGAAGTCACCGGCAACCGCGGGGACTTCAGTTAGCACCCATGCCAGCGGGGGTAAGTGCCCGGTGATGCATGGCGGCAATACCAACGTCGACATGGCGCACATGGGTTGGTGGCCGAAGGCGCTGAATCTCGACATCTTGCATCAGCACGATCGCAAGACCCAGCCGCTGGGCGAGGGCTATAGCTATCGCGAGGCGTTAAAAAAACTCGACGTTGCGGCGCTTAAGCGCGACCTGCACGCACTCATGACCGACAGCCAATCGTGGTGGCCGGCCGATTGGGGGCACTATGGCGGCTTTTTTGTGCGCATGGCGTGGCACGCTGCGGGCACGTATCGCATTGCCGATGGTCGCGGCGGCGGCGGTGCCGGCAACCAGCGCTTTGCGCCGATGAGCTCGTGGCCCGACAACGGCAACCTCGACAAGGCGCGGCGGCTGCTTTGGCCGATTAAGAAAAAATACGGCAACCAAGTTAGCTGGGCCGACCTCATGATCTTGGCCGGCACCATCGCGTACGAGTCGATGGGCCTTAAAACCTTTGGCTTTGGCTTTGGTCGCGAAGACATCTGGCATCCAGAAAAAGATGCGTACTGGGGCGCCGAAAAAGAGTGGCTCGGTTCGACGCGGTACGACGGCGACGATCGCGCCAGCTTGCAAAACCCGCTCGCCGCGGTGCAGATGGGCCTAATTTACGTAAACCCCGAGGGCGTTGGCGGCAAGCCCGACCCGCTGCGCACCGCGCAAGACGTGCGCCTAACCTTTGCGCGCATGGCGATGGACGACGAAGAGACCGTCGCGCTCACCGCCGGCGGTCACACCGTGGGCAAGGCGCATGGCAATGGCGATGCGAGTCGGCTGGGGCAAAGCCCCGAAGGCGCCGAGATCGCCGAGCAAGGGCTTGGCTGGCGCAATCCGGCCGGCAAGGGCTGCGGCCGCGAGACCGTGACCAGCGGCCTTGAGGGCGCGTGGACCACGCATCCGACCCGGTGGGACAACGGCTACTTTGAGATGCTGTTTGGGCACGAATGGGAGCTAAAGAAAAGCCCCGCCGGCGCATGGCAATGGGAGCCGTTGAGCATCAAAGAGGAAGATAAACCCGTCGACGTCGAAGATCCTACCATTCGCAAAAATCCGATCATGACCGACGCCGACATGGCGATGATCAAAGATCCGATCTACCGAAAAATCTCGGAGCGCTTTCACAAGGACCAGGCGTATTTCTCGGAGGTGTTTGCGCGCGCGTGGTTCAAGCTCACGCATCGCGATCTGGGGCCCAAGGCGCGCTACCTCGGGCCGGATGTGCCAGGCGAAGACCTGATCTGGCAAGACCCAGTGCCCGCCGGCAGCACCACGTACGATGTTGCCGCGGTCAAGGCGCGCATCGCGAGCAGCGGCCTGTCGATTCCCGAGATGGTCGCGACCGCGTGGGATAGCGCGCGCACGTTTCGCGGCTCAGATAAGCGCGGCGGCGCCAATGGCGCGCGCATTCGCTTGGCGCCGCAAAAGGATTGGGCGGGAAATGAACCAGCTCGTTTGGCGCGCGTGTTAGGCGTGCTCGAGAGGATTGCCAAAGCCACCGGCGCCAGCGTCGCCGATGTCATCGTGCTGGCTGGAAATGTCGGCGTCGAGCAGGCGGCGCGCGCTGCGGGCGTTGAGGTCGCGGTGCCATTTGCGCCAGGGCGTGGCGATGCGACCGCCGCGCAAACCGATGCGGCGTCTTTCGCGCCGCTCGAACCGATTCACTACGGCTATCGCAATTGGCTGGCGCAAGATTTCGCCGTCAGCGCTGAAGAGCTAATGCTGGATCGCACGCAGCTTATGGGCCTGACCGCGCCGGAGATGACGGTGCTGGTGGGCGGCATGCGCGTGCTCGGCGCCAACTACGGCGGTGCCAAGCATGGCGTGTTCACCGATCGCGTGGGCGTGCTGAGCAACGACTTCTTCGTCAACCTAACCGACATGCGCTATGCATGGGTGCCGACAAGCGGCGGCATTTACGAGGTGCGCGAACGCGCCACGGGCGCCGTGAAGTGGACCGCGACGCGGATCGATCTGGTCTTCGGTTCGAACTCTATCTTACGCGCTTACGCCGAGGTCTATGCGCAAGACGATGGCAAGGCGAAGATGGTGCACGACTTTGTGGCCGCGTGGAGCAAGGCGATGAGCGCCGATCGCTTCGACCTCGCCGCGCGCGCGTAGCCGCATGCATGACGCGCACGCTGGCCTGCGACGATGGCTCGCTTCGGCTATTTCTTGGCCGGCTTCAGTGGTTTGACGACGAGCGACCAGTGTCGGCGGTAGCCGGTATTGTATGGGAATACTTCGAGCCGGTTGACGACATCAAGTGATGTCGGGTCATAGCCGAGCTTTTTTAGCGTTTGGTAGACATCATCTTGGTCTTGCTCGTGGATGACGTGCGCGAGCAGCTGGGCTTGCGACAGGGTAGGGTTTTTGTCAAAGAGCTCTTCCATCTGTTCAATGATTTCATCGGCGATGCCGAGGCGAAGTGGACCCTTTGGCTTGCTTCCCCGTTTGGCGACGCCTTGCCAAATGGTCGCCGAGAGCGGCGAGACCGTGCCTAAGCCCGGCACCGTGACGCGAATTCCTCGGCGGAAAATATATGGCGATAAGGAGGATGCCTCGCCGGGCTCGTCGGCTGATACGGCGCTGGATGGGTCGCGGAAGAAGCCTGCATGGAGCGTTTCGCCAGCTGCCAGGCGCACGTTGCCTTTGGTGATCTTGATTTCAAGGTCGGTACCGGGGCTTCCGTATATCGATTTGCTGCGGACGATCTTGCCGACCGCGCTGACGCCAACACCTGGCCCTTTGGGGCCCGCGGTCGTCTTTCTCGGCGCCGCATCGGCAGCGCCCGACAGCAATGCGCAGCCAAGTAGCATCGGCAGCAATGTGAAACTAAATTTTTTTTGCATACCTGGGAAATTAGCAATGCACGTGCCAGGCCTAACACGGCGCTAACCATGCGGATTCAAATCCTCGTTGCGCTTGGGTTAAGGGGATACACGACACTAGCGGCTATTTCGCATGCCGGCGAACTGGTCGACGACAGCAAACACAACTGGCTGTTGCAAAGGCTTATCATAGCGGCCGGCGAGCTGCTCTCGGCAGCGATGCGGCGGCAATGGAAGGCGACGGTGTGGCCGCGTGGCGTGGCGCCAGGTGAGGTGAGTGACACCGACGCATGCAAGCTGGTTGCGGCGCGCGGGCGCGGTTAATTAACCACGGTGAATGGAAGCTAAACTATTTCTGCTTGGCCGGCTTCAGCGGCTCTACGATGAGATATCCAAATTTTTGGTACCCGGTGTCGATCGGGAAATCCTCAAGACTGTCGACTATGTCCAGTGACGTCGGGTTGTAGCCGAGCTTGGTCAGTGTTTGGTAAACATCGCCCTGATCTTGTTCATGGACGACCTGCGCAAATAGCTGGGCCGGACTCAGCCTCGGATTTTTCTTATAGAGGGCTTCCATTTGCTCAGTTATTTCATTATCGAGGCCAAGGCGAAGCGGCCCCTTTTGTTTGGTGCCTCGTTTGGCGAGGCCTTGCCAGATCGTCGCCGATAGTGGTGAGACCGTCCCAAGGCCCGGTACCGTAACGCGAATTCCTTTGCGGAACGCATCGCCGTTCACGTGCGATGCTTCACCGGACGCGTCTGCGGTTTTTTCGCTGGTCGGGTCAATAAAATAGCCGGCACCGAGAGTTTCCCCTTTCTTCACGCGCGCATTGCCTTTCGTGATCTTAATATCTACGTAGGTGCCACTAATGCCCCTGGCTATGCTTAATTTGCTAGGGACAATCTTGCCCACCGCGGTGACGCCTATGCCTGGCCCTCGTGGCCCTGTCGACGTCTTTCTTGGCCCGGCATCAGCGGAGCCGATCAGCACGGTGCAGCCGAGCAAGGCGGGAACCAATGTGAGACGTAGTTTAGTTAGCATACCGGGCAAATAAGCAATGCGAGTGCCAAGCCGAACGCGGCGCTAACTAGGCGGATTAAAATACTAGGTGGGCTTGAGTTAAGGGGACGCGCGACACCAGCGGCCAATGCGTTTGCCGCAACGACGGGTGATTCACCTGCCGTCGCGGTCGGCGCGGCGCGGCGCGACGATGACGTGGCGAGGCGTCGGGTCCCGCACGCGCTTGCTTTTGTGGGGCTAACATGTTACTAATTGGTTAATTAACTAATTGGTAAAGTAATGACTGACCCTCTCAGCTCGACCTTCGCGGCGCTGGCCGACCCAACGCGGCGCGCCCTCCTGGCGCGTCTTGCCAAAGGTGAGGCCAATGTGTCGAGCCTGGCCAAGCCCTTTGCCAAATCGATGAGCCTACCGGCGATTACCAAGCACCTCAAGGTGTTGGAACACGCAGGCCTGATTCGCAAGACCAGGGACGCGCAATGGCGAAACTGCACGTTGCGCGCCGCGCCGCTTAGGGCCGCCGCCGGCTGGATTGACGACTACCGCCACCACTGGGAGCAGCGGCTCGACCGGCTCGGCGACTACCTTGCCCAGGTGCAGTCGGCGCAACCATCACCGATGCCTACAGCACGCCTGCAAAATCTGCCAAAGCCAACAAAAGCCAAAGGAAGCCGCCATGCCCGCCAAGCCAAATGAAATTGTCCTCACCCGCGTCTACGACGCGCCGCTTTCGCTGATGTGGGAGGTTTGGACCGACCAGGCTCATCTTGAACGCTGGTGGGGCCCGCGCGGATTTACGATTGCGACCCAGCACAAGGAGATTCGGCCCGGCGGCAAATGG
This window encodes:
- a CDS encoding dihydrofolate reductase family protein, with translation MGLMTFSLNVTLDGCVDHQEGIANDETHAFFTRLMDEGGAMLWGRVTYEMMESYWPSVARGETEAPPALREWAVKLETKPKYVVSSTRKDFPWTNSHHLTGDLRARVQQLKDATPTGVLLGSGKLAVELDRLDLIDEYKFLIQPRIVGHGPTLYQRGLPSTRRLELVSAMPLRCGAVAMHYRRGL
- a CDS encoding phage holin family protein, yielding MTISDEVNPRNDQRNDRQSFPCGHVDESNVALIGGLMADANDLALGHLDRLKHELKQEVDSLKSMIVTWLLVLGLAIVGAVHVTSAAALALADGTGWQLWLCYGLVASVVLLLAGIVVISRQAAKEEL
- a CDS encoding DNA alkylation repair protein, coding for MALTKATSKKPAPAKSKPRVTLAEVMRALKAAGSEQTRKTYTRHGAREPMFGVSFATLKILMKKIDVDHELALALWATGNFDARNLAVKIVDPARMTSADLDRWASEMTARMCSSYVGMVAAEGPHAAKKVAQWLGSKDEGKRCYGWSLLGQLAERDEKSMDASFEKHLADIARTIHAAPNAEREAMNLALIAIGCRSAGLRKSAIAAAKRIGKVEIDHGDTACKTPDAAAYIEKAWAYSTSKGFASPAAHERSRETPRRRC
- a CDS encoding DUF2200 family protein, which codes for MAVASKRKPVATPKARAVRKPAPSTKPHRIYSMSVASVYPHYVAKAERKGRTKAEVDDIIRWLTGYTQRQLDAHLQKKTAFEAFFAQAAGINPLRHLISGVVCGVRIENIEEPLMKEIRYLDKLIDELAAGRSMEKILRKADAITPGVPKKSKAPMAQAGRLPNIGAPATRALAALGVTTTAQAAKYSARELLALHGFGPRALAILERELAGIKRSLKRN
- the katG gene encoding catalase/peroxidase HPI, with translation MSDSKQPASKSPATAGTSVSTHASGGKCPVMHGGNTNVDMAHMGWWPKALNLDILHQHDRKTQPLGEGYSYREALKKLDVAALKRDLHALMTDSQSWWPADWGHYGGFFVRMAWHAAGTYRIADGRGGGGAGNQRFAPMSSWPDNGNLDKARRLLWPIKKKYGNQVSWADLMILAGTIAYESMGLKTFGFGFGREDIWHPEKDAYWGAEKEWLGSTRYDGDDRASLQNPLAAVQMGLIYVNPEGVGGKPDPLRTAQDVRLTFARMAMDDEETVALTAGGHTVGKAHGNGDASRLGQSPEGAEIAEQGLGWRNPAGKGCGRETVTSGLEGAWTTHPTRWDNGYFEMLFGHEWELKKSPAGAWQWEPLSIKEEDKPVDVEDPTIRKNPIMTDADMAMIKDPIYRKISERFHKDQAYFSEVFARAWFKLTHRDLGPKARYLGPDVPGEDLIWQDPVPAGSTTYDVAAVKARIASSGLSIPEMVATAWDSARTFRGSDKRGGANGARIRLAPQKDWAGNEPARLARVLGVLERIAKATGASVADVIVLAGNVGVEQAARAAGVEVAVPFAPGRGDATAAQTDAASFAPLEPIHYGYRNWLAQDFAVSAEELMLDRTQLMGLTAPEMTVLVGGMRVLGANYGGAKHGVFTDRVGVLSNDFFVNLTDMRYAWVPTSGGIYEVRERATGAVKWTATRIDLVFGSNSILRAYAEVYAQDDGKAKMVHDFVAAWSKAMSADRFDLAARA
- a CDS encoding helix-turn-helix transcriptional regulator, with protein sequence MTDPLSSTFAALADPTRRALLARLAKGEANVSSLAKPFAKSMSLPAITKHLKVLEHAGLIRKTRDAQWRNCTLRAAPLRAAAGWIDDYRHHWEQRLDRLGDYLAQVQSAQPSPMPTARLQNLPKPTKAKGSRHARQAK